Genomic DNA from Roseofilum casamattae BLCC-M143:
GGGTAAGTTAGTGCTGGAATTATCCGGAGATATCGATCGCTTGGAAGATGCCATTGAGTGGATGCGATCGCAGAATATCCAAGTCTCGCAAACCACCAGCGAAATTGTCGTTGATGAGGAGCGTTGCGTTCATTGCGGACTCTGTACCGGAGTGTGTCCGACTCAAGCCCTCAGTTTGAAGCCAGATACGTTTAGCTTAACCTTTACGCGATCGCGCTGCATTGTCTGCGAGCAATGCATTCCCACTTGTCCGGTGCAAGCAATTTCCACCACCCTTTAAGGATCGTCGTTTTCAAATTAATCGAGCGATCGCAATGGTTCGGCAAGTTCGTAACAAATGTTTACACTATGGGAAAGAGAATAACTGAATCGCTCTGTAAGAGTTCGACCAATACCGTAGGAATTTTCCGAACGAACAACACCAGGAAAGAAAACCATATAATAAATGGGAACGGGGGATTAGCCAACGATTGCGATCGCCTGCCCCTGGCTTAACCGAAACGGACTCTAGGGAGATCGAGAGCACCGATCCTTCTCGCGCACGGACGTTCGTTGAATGCAAAATCCCCGTGTTTTGGAATCGGGGAGTGTCCATCAAACCCAGTCATGGATTTTGGTAACGATGAAAAAATTTCTACTTTTCTGTTTATTTGTACTGAGTATAGGGTTTGCCTTATTCAATACGAAAGGATTGGCAACGGAAGGAACCTATCAGTCAATTCTGCTTGATTTCCGCGAAGATCGAGCCAACCAAATCCCAGAATTAGTGCAAACGATCGCTAAAGACTATGGCGTTGCTCCGCAGCTGAATAGTCAATTTTCTCTAGAAGACCATCTCTATATTCTCGATGGCGATCGCGCTCTGCTCGAGGAACTGCAAGAAGGGCCGCTGCAAAACTATACCGAAACCATCGAACCCAATTATATTTATCGAGCCACCGACATTCCCGATGACCCCGATTATCCCAAACAGTGGAATCTGCGCAGCATTAATATCGAGTCTGCTTGGGAAGAAACCAAAGGCGATGGAGTAACCGTTGCGGTCATCGATACTGGAGTGAGCAAAGTTCCTGACTTGAAAGAAACTCAATTCGTACAAGGATACGACTTTGTGAACGATCGCATTGAAGCCACCGACGATGCCGGTCACGGGACTCATGTCGCCGGAACCATCGCCCAATCGACCAATAATGGTTATGGGGTGGCCGGTATTGCTTACGAAGCTAAGTTAATGCCCTTGAAGGTACTGTCCGCTAGTGGTGGCGGCACGGTAGCCGATATTGCCGAAGCGATTAAGTTCGCCGCCGATAATGGTGCCGATGTCATTAACCTCAGTTTAGGGGGCGGTGGCGAAAGCGACGTAATGGAAGAAGCCATTAACTACGCCCACGATAAAGGGGTTGTAATTATCGCCGCTGCGGGAAACTCCAACCAAAATGCAGCCAGCTATCCGGCGCGCTATCCCCATGCGATCGGAGTTTCTGCTCTCGATCCTTCCGGACAAAAAGCACCCTATTCTAACTTTGGCGCTGGAGTCGATATCTCCGCTCCTGGAGGCAGCGAAGGGGGCAAAATCCTGCAAAATACCATCGACCCGGAAACCGGTAAACCCGTATTTGCCGAATACCAAGGCACGAGCATGGCCGCGCCTCACGTTGCTGGAGTGGCAGCTTTAGTCAAGGCGGTTGGTATTGAAGAGCCGGACGCCATCCTCAATATCTTGAAAGAATCCTCTCGCGCCGTCACCGAAGACCCTCTGAACCATTTCGGTGCCGGGCAACTGGATGCAGCCGCAGCAGTACAATTAGCCGCGAAAGGACAAATTACCTTCCAAGATTTCTTCCGCTGGTTGCGCGACAATGGTTATCTCAATCCTCGGTTCTGGATTGATGGTGGCGCGATCGCCCTCATGCCGAAAATTGCGATCGTTTTAGGTTCCTATTTGCTCGCCTGGTTCCTGCGCAACTACTTCCCCTTTGGTTGGAGCTGGTCTCTGGCAACCGGTCTCGTCAGTGGCAGCACGGGGCTGTTCTTCTTGCGCGGTTTCTACGTCTTAGATATTCCCCAATGGCCCTTCCGCATGATGGGTAGCTCCATGGCTGAATGGGGCAATATTATTAGCGGAAGTCCCCTGCTCAACCCCATCTGTGCCAGCGTCCTTATTCCCCTTGTCCTCACCGTCGCCTTACTCGGCCATACTCCAGGGAAATGGTTTGCCATTGGCACCAGCTTGGGTTTTGCCAGCTTCCTCGGCTTCACCGCCTTTAGTTCTCCAGAACTGC
This window encodes:
- a CDS encoding S8 family peptidase, translating into MKKFLLFCLFVLSIGFALFNTKGLATEGTYQSILLDFREDRANQIPELVQTIAKDYGVAPQLNSQFSLEDHLYILDGDRALLEELQEGPLQNYTETIEPNYIYRATDIPDDPDYPKQWNLRSINIESAWEETKGDGVTVAVIDTGVSKVPDLKETQFVQGYDFVNDRIEATDDAGHGTHVAGTIAQSTNNGYGVAGIAYEAKLMPLKVLSASGGGTVADIAEAIKFAADNGADVINLSLGGGGESDVMEEAINYAHDKGVVIIAAAGNSNQNAASYPARYPHAIGVSALDPSGQKAPYSNFGAGVDISAPGGSEGGKILQNTIDPETGKPVFAEYQGTSMAAPHVAGVAALVKAVGIEEPDAILNILKESSRAVTEDPLNHFGAGQLDAAAAVQLAAKGQITFQDFFRWLRDNGYLNPRFWIDGGAIALMPKIAIVLGSYLLAWFLRNYFPFGWSWSLATGLVSGSTGLFFLRGFYVLDIPQWPFRMMGSSMAEWGNIISGSPLLNPICASVLIPLVLTVALLGHTPGKWFAIGTSLGFASFLGFTAFSSPELLWLGSGWPAQTFLVVNALLCFALARLAVVGERKVA
- a CDS encoding NIL domain-containing protein — translated: MKKRVTLTFGQLVVQMPVTYRLAKDFNVAANIIRAQVAPNQMGKLVLELSGDIDRLEDAIEWMRSQNIQVSQTTSEIVVDEERCVHCGLCTGVCPTQALSLKPDTFSLTFTRSRCIVCEQCIPTCPVQAISTTL